The following coding sequences lie in one Coraliomargarita sinensis genomic window:
- a CDS encoding sulfatase-like hydrolase/transferase: MKTYLAATLGILIALSQISCTHSRTTAEKDRPNIILVMADDQGWGDAGYNGHPFVQTPAMDAMAKEGFVFDRFHAAAPVCSPTRASVLTGRHPIRTNVANYGHYLRPQEQTLAEILQSAGYKTGIFGKLHVGSAQPNTPCNPGGMGFDEWDIGLNFFDNDPYLSRNGTVEHYEGKGSVVLMDEALAFIERYKDGPDPLFAVIWFPSPHYPHAEVPDGPKLYEGKKHAGYFREITLLDEQLGRLRSELRQLGVAKNTILWYCSDNGGLLAESSGGRAKKGSIYEGGLRVPSIVEWPGQQLTGRSALPSSTNDLMPTLLSMAGVDARLRHPLDGIDISPSFDGSMVQRSKPMGFWHDFKDGDLTRSDQILKAIMEKQKAGVPRPHDPPRLLKDVNEFPDYPEEFSPGHAAWLDWPWKLHRIEGTTYELYNLESDPGEQTDLSDEEALQQHLEDMQQKLLNWQKSVVMSLNGEDYNSY; encoded by the coding sequence ATGAAGACTTACCTCGCAGCTACGCTAGGCATACTGATCGCACTTTCGCAGATTTCCTGCACTCACAGCAGGACGACAGCAGAAAAAGACCGGCCAAACATCATACTGGTCATGGCCGACGACCAAGGCTGGGGCGATGCGGGCTACAACGGGCACCCCTTCGTGCAAACCCCGGCGATGGACGCGATGGCGAAGGAAGGCTTTGTCTTCGACCGATTCCATGCGGCCGCACCGGTCTGCTCCCCCACCCGAGCCAGCGTGCTGACCGGGCGGCATCCCATTCGTACCAATGTGGCTAACTATGGCCATTATCTGCGTCCGCAGGAACAAACCCTGGCGGAAATCCTCCAGTCAGCCGGTTATAAAACGGGGATTTTCGGGAAGCTGCATGTTGGCTCCGCACAACCAAATACACCCTGTAATCCCGGCGGTATGGGCTTTGATGAATGGGACATCGGCCTGAACTTTTTTGACAACGACCCCTACCTGAGTCGTAACGGCACGGTCGAACACTATGAGGGCAAGGGTTCAGTCGTCCTCATGGATGAGGCGCTGGCATTCATCGAAAGGTATAAAGACGGCCCCGACCCGCTGTTTGCCGTCATCTGGTTCCCGTCGCCGCATTATCCGCATGCAGAGGTGCCGGATGGCCCAAAGCTGTATGAAGGCAAGAAACACGCGGGTTATTTCCGTGAAATCACCCTACTCGACGAACAACTGGGTCGCTTGCGCTCGGAACTCAGACAGCTCGGAGTCGCGAAAAATACCATCCTATGGTACTGCAGCGACAACGGCGGACTGCTGGCGGAAAGCTCCGGAGGAAGAGCCAAAAAAGGCTCGATTTACGAGGGTGGATTGCGCGTGCCATCGATTGTCGAGTGGCCCGGGCAGCAACTAACGGGGCGCAGCGCACTGCCTTCTTCCACCAACGATCTCATGCCCACACTTTTATCCATGGCGGGCGTCGACGCACGCCTGCGTCATCCCCTAGACGGGATTGATATAAGTCCGTCATTTGATGGCTCAATGGTGCAGCGCAGCAAACCGATGGGGTTTTGGCATGACTTCAAGGACGGAGACCTCACCCGCAGCGATCAAATCTTGAAGGCGATCATGGAAAAGCAAAAGGCTGGCGTGCCCCGACCTCACGATCCGCCGAGATTGCTCAAGGACGTCAATGAATTCCCTGATTATCCGGAGGAGTTCTCGCCCGGCCACGCCGCTTGGCTGGATTGGCCCTGGAAATTACACCGGATCGAGGGAACGACCTACGAACTCTACAATCTGGAAAGCGACCCCGGAGAGCAAACCGACCTGTCTGACGAGGAGGCTCTTCAGCAACACCTTGAGGACATGCAGCAAAAATTGCTCAATTGGCAGAAGTCCGTTGTAATGAGCCTCAACGGTGAGGATTATAACTCATACTGA
- the hpf gene encoding ribosome hibernation-promoting factor, HPF/YfiA family, translating to MKQHDVIISGHNMELTEAIKNMVHEKAEKLFEHDDHIIRMRVELDYDTHNSSHQAEFIAKGQLEVRGNDHFASAATNDLYKSIDDMVSKLDRMLRRRSRMNKVKRKDTHPVDIPAEIPKAS from the coding sequence ATGAAACAACATGACGTCATTATCTCCGGTCACAACATGGAACTGACCGAGGCGATTAAAAATATGGTTCATGAAAAGGCTGAAAAGCTGTTCGAGCACGACGATCACATCATCCGCATGCGGGTGGAACTTGACTACGACACGCACAATTCCTCGCACCAGGCTGAGTTTATCGCCAAAGGGCAACTCGAAGTGCGTGGTAACGATCACTTTGCCAGTGCCGCGACCAATGACCTGTATAAATCGATTGACGACATGGTAAGCAAACTCGACCGAATGCTTCGCCGAAGATCGCGCATGAACAAGGTGAAGCGCAAGGATACACATCCGGTCGACATTCCGGCGGAAATCCCCAAAGCGAGCTAG
- a CDS encoding SDR family NAD(P)-dependent oxidoreductase codes for MPIPVPLNETLNRFALIIVTGGSSGIGCSIIKAINTVVPEAVICNLSRSEPDVFLGKKGVHLSTDLSDAKQVDAAAAELRRVIGDLPPGEVLLVNNSGFGDYGPTQEAEIDKQLNMIDLNVRAVVDLTLQILPEMQERGGVVMNIASTAAFQPTPYLAAYGATKAFVLNWSLALNEDLRGTKVSAMAICPGPTRSNFFKRAGFETPPMEAGGFNKYLDMTADEVAKCALRGLAKGKPLVVTGFLNKCIAFLGSKTPRVLVTSLGGKVLRKMRLGEG; via the coding sequence ATGCCAATTCCCGTTCCACTAAATGAAACGCTGAACCGGTTTGCCCTCATCATTGTGACGGGCGGTTCATCAGGAATTGGCTGCTCAATTATCAAAGCAATTAATACCGTAGTGCCAGAGGCTGTAATCTGCAACCTTTCTCGGTCAGAACCTGATGTTTTTTTAGGAAAAAAAGGGGTGCATTTGTCCACCGATTTGAGCGACGCGAAGCAAGTTGATGCAGCTGCCGCAGAATTAAGGCGTGTTATAGGTGACTTGCCGCCCGGAGAGGTTCTTCTCGTGAATAACAGCGGGTTTGGTGACTATGGCCCCACGCAGGAGGCGGAGATCGATAAACAATTGAATATGATCGACTTGAACGTCCGGGCCGTCGTTGATTTGACACTGCAAATCCTGCCGGAAATGCAGGAACGCGGTGGAGTTGTGATGAATATCGCGTCCACTGCAGCCTTCCAACCCACGCCTTATCTGGCAGCCTACGGCGCAACAAAAGCCTTCGTTTTGAACTGGTCACTCGCCCTGAATGAGGACCTGCGTGGCACCAAGGTTAGCGCCATGGCGATATGCCCGGGGCCGACGCGTTCGAATTTCTTCAAACGGGCCGGTTTTGAGACCCCGCCGATGGAGGCGGGTGGCTTCAACAAATATCTGGATATGACCGCCGACGAGGTCGCGAAATGTGCGCTGCGTGGGCTCGCCAAAGGTAAGCCCCTGGTCGTGACCGGTTTTTTAAACAAATGCATTGCCTTTCTTGGGAGTAAAACGCCACGAGTGCTCGTGACCAGTTTGGGTGGCAAGGTGCTCCGGAAGATGAGGCTGGGAGAGGGATGA
- a CDS encoding RluA family pseudouridine synthase: MTDPYGKEAPLVDPDVFPEWIVQEDDNLLIVNKPGWLVCHPSKNGPMSSLVGVVREYTGSEKLHLVARLDRETSGLVIFAKRPSVARKFQMAIQNRIVRKAYLAILEGELNEPCRIDASIARRRGGPVIVKSEVSNDRTAQSAVTDFEPLASANDYTLCKICPETGRKHQIRVHAEHIGHKIVGDKIYGPDETLYIEFIENGWTERLGSMLPMQRQALHCHRYDFEFPDGTVSFEAPLQEDMQTFSRKNGLIQ, encoded by the coding sequence ATGACGGACCCTTACGGTAAAGAAGCCCCCTTGGTGGATCCGGATGTTTTTCCGGAGTGGATTGTTCAGGAAGATGATAATCTACTAATTGTGAACAAGCCGGGCTGGCTGGTTTGCCATCCGTCCAAGAACGGCCCCATGTCGAGTCTGGTCGGCGTGGTGCGCGAATATACAGGCTCGGAAAAGCTGCACCTCGTGGCTCGACTTGACCGGGAGACCAGCGGACTGGTGATTTTTGCCAAACGCCCTTCGGTCGCGCGAAAATTCCAGATGGCGATCCAGAACCGGATCGTTCGAAAGGCCTATCTGGCGATTCTTGAAGGTGAACTGAATGAGCCGTGCCGAATCGATGCCTCGATTGCACGTCGTCGCGGCGGACCGGTCATAGTGAAGTCCGAGGTTAGTAACGACCGTACCGCCCAATCCGCCGTGACTGATTTTGAACCGCTGGCTTCCGCCAACGATTACACGCTGTGCAAGATTTGCCCCGAGACCGGGCGCAAGCATCAGATCCGTGTCCACGCCGAGCACATCGGGCACAAAATCGTCGGCGACAAAATCTACGGCCCGGACGAAACGCTTTACATCGAATTTATTGAAAACGGCTGGACCGAGCGGCTCGGTAGTATGCTGCCGATGCAGCGGCAGGCACTGCACTGTCACCGCTACGACTTTGAATTTCCGGACGGGACTGTCAGTTTCGAGGCGCCACTTCAAGAAGACATGCAGACCTTTTCCAGGAAAAATGGGCTGATCCAGTAG
- a CDS encoding site-2 protease family protein — MLLDIFYVAVAIFALGFCIFIHELGHFIAAKKRGLVADRFSVGFGPRLFGWKWKGTDFRVSLIPLGGYVSLPQLVDMGRLEGGDGEEADKLPPISYADKMIVAVMGAVFNLIFAFILSLVLWGVGREIVKSTEVGSIAEQIVTSERETVPGPALQAGIQLGDTIVSVDGQRIGSWMQFQNALMTGTGRSDDGRAMAEIGVIRDGEPMSVTVYPQTITSEEIRHIGVYPTSDENAAPLIVRLEKDMPAYKAGLKEGDRILKLDGEAVASGGFLSAYLASHGDRSIEITVDRDGRELVIPVKPRIKKGETSPRFGFQYDYPFKKERVHYNPIEQMGIFANTMRMTLFALLHTESDVKVKNMSGPVGIVHGLSRMAQFGVIDLVWFLALINVNLAIFNLLPIPVLDGGHMLFATISKIIGRPLPIPVMEKVQGAFMVLLLGMVLYITFFDVGRVGRDIGLIEDETVTAKEEEPTTETAPNPAP; from the coding sequence ATGTTATTAGATATTTTTTACGTAGCAGTCGCCATCTTTGCTCTCGGCTTCTGTATTTTTATTCATGAGCTCGGGCATTTCATCGCGGCCAAGAAGCGGGGCTTGGTTGCGGACCGATTCTCCGTCGGCTTTGGTCCGCGCTTATTTGGTTGGAAATGGAAAGGCACCGATTTCCGTGTTTCGCTCATTCCTCTCGGCGGCTACGTTTCGCTGCCGCAACTCGTTGACATGGGGCGCCTTGAAGGCGGTGACGGCGAAGAGGCTGATAAACTGCCTCCGATCAGCTATGCCGACAAGATGATCGTGGCTGTCATGGGCGCGGTTTTTAACCTGATCTTCGCTTTTATTCTCTCCCTTGTGCTCTGGGGGGTCGGCCGTGAAATCGTCAAAAGTACGGAAGTCGGTTCGATTGCCGAGCAGATCGTGACTTCGGAACGCGAGACGGTTCCGGGGCCTGCCTTGCAGGCGGGCATACAGCTCGGCGATACCATCGTCTCGGTGGACGGACAGAGAATTGGTAGCTGGATGCAGTTTCAGAACGCCCTCATGACCGGCACCGGCCGTTCGGATGACGGCCGCGCCATGGCCGAGATCGGAGTTATTCGCGATGGCGAGCCGATGAGTGTGACGGTTTATCCGCAGACCATCACCAGCGAGGAGATCCGTCATATCGGCGTGTACCCCACCTCGGATGAGAATGCGGCTCCACTTATCGTGAGGCTGGAGAAGGACATGCCGGCCTACAAGGCCGGACTCAAGGAAGGTGACCGTATCTTAAAACTGGACGGTGAAGCGGTCGCGTCCGGAGGGTTCTTAAGTGCTTATCTGGCAAGCCACGGAGACCGGTCCATTGAAATTACCGTGGATCGCGACGGGCGCGAATTGGTCATTCCGGTCAAACCTCGCATCAAGAAAGGTGAGACCAGCCCGAGATTTGGTTTTCAGTACGACTACCCGTTCAAAAAGGAGCGCGTGCATTATAATCCCATCGAACAGATGGGTATCTTTGCCAATACCATGCGGATGACGCTGTTCGCCCTGCTTCACACAGAGTCGGATGTGAAAGTAAAAAATATGAGCGGTCCGGTGGGGATCGTACACGGGCTGAGCCGTATGGCTCAGTTTGGTGTCATCGACCTGGTCTGGTTCCTGGCACTGATCAACGTCAATCTGGCTATCTTCAATTTGCTGCCCATCCCTGTCCTCGACGGTGGACACATGCTCTTTGCCACCATTTCAAAGATTATCGGTCGCCCACTACCAATCCCGGTGATGGAAAAAGTGCAGGGTGCGTTTATGGTCCTACTACTCGGTATGGTGCTCTATATCACCTTCTTCGATGTCGGGCGAGTCGGGCGCGACATAGGACTGATTGAGGACGAGACGGTGACCGCGAAGGAAGAGGAGCCGACGACTGAAACGGCACCAAATCCAGCTCCGTAG
- the dxr gene encoding 1-deoxy-D-xylulose-5-phosphate reductoisomerase yields MSSSRCKNVVLLGATGSIGSNTLRVLRQHRDKLNLVGVAARANYKELAQICAEFEVKHAALGDASLYPEAKSEFSSDVKLTCGQEGLTELSTLPEADIVLVAVVGACGLRPTLAAIEAGKDIALANKELLVLGGAHVIEAAKRKGVRLLPTDSEHNAIFQCLEGHPRSQLDKVILTASGGQFRDKPLDYLKQVTPDEATRHPNWSMGPKITVDSATMANKGLELIEAHWLFGLEPARLEVVIHPQSVVHSFVQLIDGSILAQLSPPSMTFAIQHCLLYPDRAPGVESSTDFKEVFSLDFRPPDYERYACLKLAYDALETGGAAPAIFNAANEIAVDRFLNKELGFLDIPRVIGHCLGGIAGKSSPTLDQLISIDAETRTIARSCY; encoded by the coding sequence ATGTCGTCTTCACGATGCAAGAACGTCGTCCTCCTCGGTGCCACCGGTTCGATCGGCAGCAACACACTTCGTGTCCTGCGCCAGCATAGGGACAAGCTCAATCTTGTCGGTGTGGCGGCGCGGGCCAACTACAAGGAACTCGCTCAGATCTGCGCCGAGTTTGAGGTCAAACATGCCGCACTGGGGGATGCATCGCTCTATCCGGAAGCAAAATCTGAATTTTCTTCCGACGTAAAGCTCACCTGTGGACAAGAAGGCCTCACGGAACTGTCCACTTTGCCGGAGGCTGACATTGTTCTGGTCGCCGTTGTCGGGGCCTGCGGTCTGCGCCCGACGCTTGCCGCCATTGAGGCAGGCAAGGATATCGCACTGGCCAACAAAGAGCTGCTCGTGCTCGGCGGGGCCCATGTGATTGAGGCCGCCAAGCGCAAAGGGGTCCGCCTCTTGCCCACCGACAGTGAACACAATGCGATTTTTCAGTGCCTGGAGGGCCATCCTCGAAGCCAACTGGACAAAGTCATTCTAACCGCATCCGGGGGGCAGTTTCGCGATAAGCCGCTCGATTATTTAAAGCAAGTGACACCGGACGAGGCCACCCGGCATCCAAATTGGTCGATGGGGCCAAAGATAACCGTCGATTCGGCGACCATGGCCAACAAAGGGCTCGAATTGATCGAGGCTCACTGGCTCTTTGGACTGGAACCGGCACGGCTTGAGGTGGTCATCCATCCACAGAGTGTCGTCCACTCTTTCGTGCAATTGATCGACGGCTCCATTCTGGCTCAACTCAGTCCGCCCTCCATGACGTTTGCTATCCAACATTGCCTGCTCTATCCGGACCGCGCGCCGGGAGTCGAGTCGAGCACCGATTTCAAGGAAGTCTTTTCCCTGGACTTTCGCCCCCCGGATTACGAACGCTATGCCTGCCTTAAATTGGCCTACGATGCGCTGGAGACAGGTGGTGCAGCCCCGGCTATTTTTAATGCGGCCAATGAGATCGCCGTTGACCGCTTTCTCAACAAAGAGCTCGGCTTTCTTGATATTCCCAGGGTGATTGGGCATTGTCTGGGGGGTATTGCAGGGAAGTCTTCGCCGACGCTGGACCAACTTATTTCAATTGACGCTGAAACACGCACTATCGCCCGATCATGTTATTAG
- a CDS encoding phosphatidate cytidylyltransferase, giving the protein MQQRIFSFALLWTIIAVSILLFGAHAGVLLVAIVAYLTQLELYQLFEKMGLKPMKTLGLVCGAVISLGAYYVRTIDSGNDLFVLCFVVLTLTIIRLDLQAGRLRSFMPTLFGLLYVPYLLHFIIKIMKMAELDGYREGTGIFLAVWIVAVAKCADVGGLLVGMKIGKTPLSVISPKKTYEGAAGGIVFSMLIGIILVSIFSNYVPENFSLWLAALIAIPVAIASIASDLVESAFKRQAGVKDSGSLIPGIGGAFDLADSLILSAPLGYLLFKYTLF; this is encoded by the coding sequence ATGCAACAGCGTATTTTCAGTTTCGCCCTACTTTGGACCATTATCGCGGTGTCCATCCTGCTCTTCGGTGCCCACGCAGGAGTACTGCTCGTTGCGATTGTCGCTTACCTGACACAACTTGAACTCTACCAGCTATTTGAAAAAATGGGCCTCAAGCCCATGAAGACGCTGGGGCTGGTTTGCGGAGCGGTCATTTCGCTGGGAGCTTACTATGTAAGGACGATCGATTCGGGGAACGATCTTTTTGTTCTGTGTTTTGTCGTGCTCACGCTGACGATCATTCGCCTCGACCTCCAGGCGGGACGTTTACGCAGCTTTATGCCGACGCTGTTCGGTCTCCTCTATGTGCCCTACCTGCTCCATTTCATTATCAAAATCATGAAGATGGCGGAGCTTGACGGTTACCGCGAAGGTACCGGTATTTTTCTGGCGGTGTGGATCGTGGCAGTCGCGAAGTGTGCCGATGTGGGCGGCCTGCTCGTTGGCATGAAGATCGGAAAGACCCCTCTCTCGGTCATCAGTCCGAAAAAGACCTACGAGGGTGCGGCCGGCGGCATCGTATTTTCCATGTTGATCGGCATCATCCTGGTCAGTATTTTTTCGAATTACGTACCGGAAAATTTCAGCCTCTGGCTGGCCGCGCTGATCGCGATTCCGGTTGCCATCGCCTCGATCGCTTCGGACTTGGTCGAGTCCGCTTTTAAACGTCAGGCTGGCGTCAAGGATTCCGGCAGCTTGATTCCCGGCATCGGCGGTGCCTTCGATTTGGCGGATAGTCTTATCCTGAGTGCTCCGCTGGGTTATCTGCTGTTCAAATACACGCTCTTTTAG
- a CDS encoding isoprenyl transferase, producing MNSETKQPVNLPKHVAIIMDGNGRWAQQRGLPRIEGHRRGAEAVKRTLQAARDNGVRCLTLYAFSVENWNRPKDEVDALMDLLGNFLDEQLPELLKREIRLRVIGRYQELPEKIQKRLRDAEAQTAHFTEYTAGLALNYGSRTEIVDAVKSAAEAARSGDLDLETLDYDRLRPFLYTGEMPDPDLVIRTSGECRLSNFLMLQAAYAEIYISKVLWPDFDQKEFKAALDDFARRERRYGKTTAQLTKS from the coding sequence GTGAATTCCGAAACCAAGCAACCTGTCAACCTACCGAAACACGTCGCCATTATCATGGACGGCAATGGCCGCTGGGCACAGCAACGCGGGCTGCCTCGTATCGAAGGCCACCGCCGTGGCGCCGAGGCAGTCAAGCGCACCTTGCAGGCGGCCCGGGATAATGGCGTGCGCTGTCTGACATTGTATGCATTCAGCGTGGAAAATTGGAACCGTCCCAAAGATGAAGTCGATGCGCTGATGGACTTGCTGGGGAACTTTCTGGATGAGCAGCTGCCGGAATTGTTGAAGCGGGAAATTCGTCTGCGCGTGATTGGCCGCTATCAGGAACTCCCTGAAAAAATTCAGAAGCGTTTACGAGACGCCGAAGCACAGACTGCCCATTTTACGGAATACACCGCTGGCTTGGCTTTGAACTACGGCTCTCGCACCGAGATTGTCGATGCGGTCAAGTCGGCCGCCGAGGCCGCCCGTTCCGGAGATCTTGATTTGGAGACTCTTGATTACGACCGGTTGCGACCCTTCCTTTATACTGGGGAAATGCCCGACCCCGATCTGGTGATCCGTACTTCCGGCGAATGCCGCTTGAGTAATTTCCTCATGCTACAGGCCGCCTATGCCGAGATTTACATCAGCAAAGTGCTGTGGCCGGACTTTGATCAAAAAGAATTCAAGGCCGCACTCGATGATTTTGCCCGCCGTGAACGTCGTTACGGGAAAACCACAGCTCAACTCACAAAGAGCTAG
- a CDS encoding phosphoadenylyl-sulfate reductase — MSSDTKDMKRSADFDLEAASATERIRWAYETYGDKLVLSTSFGIQSAVMLHMVTTQIPKIPVIFIDTGYLFPATYTFAQELTERLELNLKTYTPKQTAAQQEALYGKLWEQDVDGLDRYNRINKVEPMNRAITELGAEAWLSGLRRSQSSTRKERPFTEQQNKILKIYPILDWNDRDIYTYLTENNLPYHPLWDQGYVSVGDWHSTKKLGEGMTEEETRFGGLKRECGLHEVTGSSDFQI, encoded by the coding sequence ATGTCATCAGATACCAAAGACATGAAACGCAGTGCCGATTTCGATTTGGAGGCCGCCAGTGCCACCGAACGGATTCGCTGGGCCTACGAAACTTATGGTGACAAGTTGGTTCTGAGTACGAGTTTTGGGATACAGAGCGCGGTCATGTTGCACATGGTCACGACACAAATCCCGAAGATCCCGGTCATTTTTATCGACACGGGCTACCTTTTCCCGGCCACATATACCTTTGCGCAGGAACTGACGGAACGTCTGGAGTTGAATCTCAAGACCTACACACCGAAGCAGACGGCGGCACAACAGGAGGCGCTTTACGGCAAGTTATGGGAACAGGATGTGGATGGCCTGGATCGCTACAACCGGATCAACAAAGTCGAGCCTATGAACCGCGCCATCACCGAACTGGGCGCGGAGGCCTGGCTCTCCGGTTTGCGACGCAGTCAATCCAGCACGAGAAAGGAGCGCCCTTTTACCGAGCAACAGAATAAGATTTTGAAGATCTACCCGATTCTCGACTGGAATGACCGGGATATCTACACCTACTTGACGGAAAACAACTTACCCTACCACCCGCTTTGGGATCAGGGTTATGTTTCCGTGGGCGACTGGCACAGTACCAAAAAACTGGGCGAAGGAATGACTGAAGAGGAGACGCGCTTCGGCGGACTCAAACGCGAGTGCGGATTACACGAAGTAACCGGGAGTTCCGACTTTCAAATCTAG
- a CDS encoding ParA family protein, producing MPRKISFINYKGGVGKTSLVVNLAAQLAQQGKRVLLVDLDAQSNSSIWLMRLDRWNPLNTAETGHLFSVFDPGISTLKDCVVKDVVRGKEGEALLPGLDLIPTTFTLVDLEHDFEAPDGRPAFAIFQEQLAEIENDYDFILFDCPPNVLYAAQCGIFCSSEIYVPANPDALSLIGFTLLIGKLQQFNHICASFRVAGMQPTAEVKGVIFNAIKSNVDIDVPKMRMQFRINQFKNQGRVAKDARIFDTHIRDAIIVRRAVTLGLPVHLVGKLKGEESVKDDYAMVAQELSGETQEQS from the coding sequence ATGCCACGCAAAATAAGTTTTATCAATTACAAGGGAGGGGTCGGAAAGACTTCACTGGTTGTCAATCTAGCCGCTCAGCTCGCCCAGCAGGGGAAACGCGTTTTACTTGTTGATCTCGACGCCCAGTCGAATTCCAGCATCTGGCTCATGCGGCTGGACCGATGGAACCCTCTGAATACCGCGGAAACCGGCCACCTCTTTTCGGTCTTTGATCCGGGGATCAGTACCCTGAAAGACTGTGTGGTCAAGGATGTGGTTCGCGGGAAGGAAGGCGAAGCCCTGCTCCCCGGATTGGACCTGATCCCGACGACTTTTACGCTGGTCGACCTGGAACATGATTTCGAAGCGCCCGACGGCAGACCCGCCTTTGCCATTTTCCAGGAACAATTGGCGGAGATTGAGAACGATTACGACTTCATCCTCTTCGATTGTCCGCCGAATGTTCTCTATGCCGCCCAGTGTGGTATTTTCTGTAGTAGCGAAATCTATGTTCCGGCGAATCCGGATGCACTCAGCTTGATTGGCTTCACGCTCCTCATCGGCAAGTTGCAGCAGTTCAATCATATTTGTGCGAGTTTCCGGGTCGCCGGGATGCAACCGACAGCCGAGGTCAAGGGTGTCATCTTTAACGCCATTAAAAGTAACGTCGACATCGACGTGCCCAAAATGCGGATGCAGTTTCGCATCAACCAATTCAAGAATCAGGGACGTGTGGCAAAAGACGCTAGAATCTTTGACACGCACATACGTGATGCAATTATCGTGCGACGTGCGGTCACACTTGGTTTGCCGGTCCACCTGGTTGGCAAGCTGAAAGGCGAGGAGTCCGTCAAGGACGACTACGCCATGGTCGCGCAGGAACTCTCCGGCGAAACGCAGGAGCAATCATAG